The following coding sequences lie in one Spea bombifrons isolate aSpeBom1 chromosome 5, aSpeBom1.2.pri, whole genome shotgun sequence genomic window:
- the AQP4 gene encoding aquaporin-4 isoform X2 encodes MVACKGVWTQPFWKAVSGEFLATLILVLLSCGSTINWSTKENPQPEDLVLIALCFGLSIATLVQCFGHISGAHINPAVTVAMLCMRKISLSKSAFYIVAQCLGAIAGAGILYLVTPSDVTGMLGVTKVNKQLSSGHGLLVELIITFQLVFTICASCDAKLNDITGSVALAIGFSVTIGHLFAINYTGASMNPARSFGPAVIMNIWESHWVYWVGPVVGAVIAGTLYEYVYCTDPELKNRIKDVLNKATQQSKGKYSEVEESKSQVESDDLLLKPGIVHVFDEKKGIDPSEEVLSSV; translated from the exons ATGGTGGCATGCAAAGGAGTTTGGACCCAACCTTTCTGGAAGGCAGTGTCAGGAGAATTTTTGGCCACCCTAATACTTGTACTGCTCAGCTGCGGCTCAACTATCAACTGGAGTACAAAGGAAAATCCCCAACCAGAAGACTTGGTCCTTATAGCTCTATGCTTTGGACTTAGCATTGCAACCCTAGTGCAGTGCTTCGGACATATAAGTGGAGCCCACATTAACCCAGCAGTAACTGTTGCCATGCTTTGCATGAGGAAGATCAGCCTTTCAAAGTCAGCATTTTATATTGTTGCTCAGTGTTTGGGTGCCATAGCTGGAGCAGGGATACTCTACTTGGTCACACCATCAGATGTAACAGGCATGCTGGGAGTTACAAAG GTGAATAAACAGCTTTCATCTGGTCATGGTCTCCTTGTGGAATTGATCATTACATTTCAATTGGTTTTTACCATTTGTGCCAGCTGTGATGCAAAGCTTAATGACATCACAGGATCGGTAGCATTAGCAATTGGATTTTCTGTGACCATAGGACATTTATTTGCT ATCAATTACACAGGAGCCAGCATGAACCCAGCGAGATCATTTGGACCTGCTGTTATTATGAACATATGGGAAAGCCATTGG GTATATTGGGTTGGACCAGTGGTGGGTGCAGTCATCGCAGGAACCCTTTACGAATATGTTTACTGTACCGATCCTGAACTGAAGAATCGCATAAAGGACGTTTTAAATAAAGCCACCCAACAATCCAAAGGGAAGTATAGTGAGGTGGAGGAGAGCAAAAGCCAGGTGGAATCAGACGATCTATTGCTAAAACCAGGAATTGTTCATGTCTttgatgaaaaaaaaggaatagacCCTTCTGAGGAAGTCCTTTCTTCTGTATGA
- the AQP4 gene encoding aquaporin-4 isoform X1: MVACKGVWTQPFWKAVSGEFLATLILVLLSCGSTINWSTKENPQPEDLVLIALCFGLSIATLVQCFGHISGAHINPAVTVAMLCMRKISLSKSAFYIVAQCLGAIAGAGILYLVTPSDVTGMLGVTKVNKQLSSGHGLLVELIITFQLVFTICASCDAKLNDITGSVALAIGFSVTIGHLFAVYWVGPVVGAVIAGTLYEYVYCTDPELKNRIKDVLNKATQQSKGKYSEVEESKSQVESDDLLLKPGIVHVFDEKKGIDPSEEVLSSV, translated from the exons ATGGTGGCATGCAAAGGAGTTTGGACCCAACCTTTCTGGAAGGCAGTGTCAGGAGAATTTTTGGCCACCCTAATACTTGTACTGCTCAGCTGCGGCTCAACTATCAACTGGAGTACAAAGGAAAATCCCCAACCAGAAGACTTGGTCCTTATAGCTCTATGCTTTGGACTTAGCATTGCAACCCTAGTGCAGTGCTTCGGACATATAAGTGGAGCCCACATTAACCCAGCAGTAACTGTTGCCATGCTTTGCATGAGGAAGATCAGCCTTTCAAAGTCAGCATTTTATATTGTTGCTCAGTGTTTGGGTGCCATAGCTGGAGCAGGGATACTCTACTTGGTCACACCATCAGATGTAACAGGCATGCTGGGAGTTACAAAG GTGAATAAACAGCTTTCATCTGGTCATGGTCTCCTTGTGGAATTGATCATTACATTTCAATTGGTTTTTACCATTTGTGCCAGCTGTGATGCAAAGCTTAATGACATCACAGGATCGGTAGCATTAGCAATTGGATTTTCTGTGACCATAGGACATTTATTTGCT GTATATTGGGTTGGACCAGTGGTGGGTGCAGTCATCGCAGGAACCCTTTACGAATATGTTTACTGTACCGATCCTGAACTGAAGAATCGCATAAAGGACGTTTTAAATAAAGCCACCCAACAATCCAAAGGGAAGTATAGTGAGGTGGAGGAGAGCAAAAGCCAGGTGGAATCAGACGATCTATTGCTAAAACCAGGAATTGTTCATGTCTttgatgaaaaaaaaggaatagacCCTTCTGAGGAAGTCCTTTCTTCTGTATGA